A genome region from Hevea brasiliensis isolate MT/VB/25A 57/8 chromosome 9, ASM3005281v1, whole genome shotgun sequence includes the following:
- the LOC110659520 gene encoding uncharacterized protein LOC110659520 isoform X1, with amino-acid sequence MGTHNNFLLNSHFLFLSMGSVYVFLYQKLILFADSFWFSVSALFLALFGFFNRTIFRVKANDSSQTNNSNCLELNSNCVEQEAEAKGPGLESNCMEQESEAKEPEVYITEFINKKENADLEEEETPKFFFKFQFQSYREDYEPVVSGFVSSSSTNKYEFLSGKDSRLYMEKPEAFNVTVKELYTDSNDGSTGNREIIEKTILPSEKFEEQKSEAESIHEERKESSVDSARKEGLTQKLEAEAYVEGSISGKGIAVDVEKEHNAWSDQHVSRDDGRFLSERDFIDPDSHSDSDSITSSHEIINRFVASTSESFLSDIDFEDAFELDILGDIEGEKAELAEEDLELEDINLQNLSAGYEPDGFEDEDSDILEELKNLEVSNMQNSGNLEPEKLSEEKDVEEQAELGCNDKEPEDGLDNSEDSNGLETLWEHQELIEQLKMELKKVRATGLPTILEEDESPKIMEDLKPWKIDEKFQHEDRMGELHKLYKSYRERMRKFDILNYQKMYALGFLQSKDPLKSISSHKASGPALTSLVSQKFLLGKRKKSSSDPMMSFIRELHSDLEMVYVGQMCLSWEILHWQYEKVLEICDSDPYGMRQYNEVAGEFQQFQVLMQRFIENERFEGPRVQNYVKNRCDLRNLLQVPVVREDGLKDKMARRKVKVDDAITSDKLVEIMEESIRIFWQFIRADKDAHNVILKCRRGTQIEPLEPTELQLLTEVRASLQKVNSLLILFFIFLHLLLQVLDMIITVTLFSLEMQKEKKLKDILRSGNCILRKFQKHQEDSSEQVLYFFSQVDMKLVSRVLNMSKITTDQLIWCGNKLDKINFVSRRIHVEPSFLLFPC; translated from the exons ATGGGTACCCATAATAACTTTTTGCTCAATTCCCATTTTCTTTTCCTAAGCATGGGCTCTGTTTATGTGTTTCTCTATCAAAAATTGATTCTCTTTGCCGACTCTTTTTGGTTCTCTGTTTCTGCTCTGTTCCTTGCTCTGTTTGGTTTCTTCAATAGAACCATTTTCAG GGTGAAAGCGAATGACAGTAGTCAAACAAACAATTCGAATTGTTTAGAGCTCAATTCGAATTGTGTAGAGCAAGAGGCTGAAGCAAAGGGACCAGgacttgaatcgaattgtatggAGCAGGAATCTGAAGCTAAAGAACCTGAAGTTTATATTActgaatttataaataaaaaagaaaatgctGATTTAGAGGAAGAAGAGACACCGAAGTTCTTTTTCAAATTTCAGTTTCAGAGTTACAGAGAGGATTATGAGCCAGTTGTCTCCGGTTTTGTATCCTCTTCAAGCACCAATAAGTATGAGTTCTTGTCTGGGAAAGACTCTAGGCTCTACATGGAGAAGCCAGAGGCTTTCAATGTTACCGTAAAAGAATTATATACTGATTCTAATGATGGTTCTACTGGCAATAGAGAGATTATCGAGAAAACGATTTTACCTAGTGAGAAATTTGAGGAACAGAAATCAGAAGCAGAATCTATTCATGAGGAGAGAAAAGAGAGTTCTGTAGATAGTGCACGTAAAGAAGGGTTGACACAGAAGCTTGAGGCAGAAGCATACGTTGAAGGGTCTATTTCCGGGAAGGGAATAGCAGTTGATGTAGAGAAAGAGCACAATGCCTGGAGTGATCAACACGTTTCAAGAGATGATGGTCGGTTTCTATCAGAGAGGGACTTCATTGATCCGGATTCTCATTCTGATTCTGATTCGATTACTTCAAGCCACGAGATTATAAATCGTTTTGTAGCTTCAACCAGCGAAAGCTTCTTGTCAGATATAGATTTTGAAGATGCATTTGAACTTGATATTTTGGGAGACATTGAAGGGGAGAAGGCAGAATTAGCTGAAGAAGATTTGGAGTTGGAGGATATAAATTTGCAGAATTTAAGTGCTGGCTATGAACCTGATGGATTTGAGGACGAAGACAGTGATATATTGGAAGAGCTTAAAAATCTAGAGGTGTCCAATATGCAGAATTCAGGTAACCTAGAGCCAGAAAAGTTGTCTGAGGAAAAGGATGTTGAAGAACAAGCAGAACTCGGTTGCAATGACAAGGAACCTGAGGATGGTTTAGATAATTCAGAGGATTCAAATGGATTGGAAACTTTATGGGAACATCAAGAGTTGATAGAACAGCTCAAAATGGAGCTGAAAAAGGTCAGAGCTACAGGTCTGCCTACCATCTTAGAAGAAGACGAGTCACCGAAAATAATGGAAGATTTAAAGCCATGGAAGATTGATGAGAAGTTCCAGCATGAAGATAGAATGGGGGAGCTTCACAAACTCTACAAGAGTTACAGAGAACGGATGCGGAAATTCGATATCTTGAATTACCAGAAGATGTATGCATTGG GCTTTCTTCAATCAAAGGACCCACTTAaatcaatttcaagccataaagcCTCAGGACCAGCATTGACATCTCTTGTTTCACAGAAATTCCTGCTAGGAAAGCGAAAAAAGTCCAGTTCTGATCCAATGATGAGTTTCATTAGAGAATTGCATAGTGATTTGGAAATGGTTTATGTTGGTCAAATGTGCCTCTCATGGGAAATCCTTCATTGGCAGTATGAAAAGGTACTGGAGATATGCGATTCTGACCCTTATGGGATGCGCCAATACAATGAAGTTGCAGGTGAATTTCAACAGTTTCAAGTGCTTATGCAGAGATTTATAGAGAATGAACGTTTTGAAGGTCCGAGGGTACAAAATTATGTCAAGAATCGCTGCGATTTGCGTAATCTGCTTCAGGTTCCAGTCGTAAGAG AGGATGGTTTGAAGGATAAAATGGCAAGAAGAAAAGTGAAGGTTGATGATGCAATTACAAGTGATAAACTAGTAGAGATCATGGAAGAATCAATAAGAATTTTCTGGCAATTTATTCGAGCTGATAAAGATGCACACAATGTGATTCTAAAGTGTCGAAGGGGAACTCAAATCGAGCCCCTAGAACCCACTGAACTGCAGCTTTTGACAGAAGTCAGAGCAAGTCTGCAAAAGGTCAATTCGCTTCTcattctcttttttatttttcttcatctgTTGCTTCAAGTACTAGACATGATTATTACAGTTACTTTGTTTTCTCTTGAAATGCAGAAGGAGAAGAAGCTTAAGGACATTTTGAGGAGTGGAAACTGCATATTGAGGAAGTTCCAAAAACATCAAGAAGACAGTTCAGAGCAAGTTCTTTACTTCTTCTCACAAGTGGATATGAAGTTAGTGTCAAGGGTGCTCAACATGTCAAAAATAACGACAGATCAACTAATATGGTGTGGCAACAAATTGGACAAGATCAATTTTGTTAGCAGGAGGATACATGTAGAACCATCATTTTTGCTTTTTCCTTGCTGA
- the LOC110659520 gene encoding uncharacterized protein LOC110659520 isoform X3, giving the protein MGTHNNFLLNSHFLFLSMGSVYVFLYQKLILFADSFWFSVSALFLALFGFFNRTIFRVKANDSSQTNNSNCLELNSNCVEQEAEAKGPGLESNCMEQESEAKEPEVYITEFINKKENADLEEEETPKFFFKFQFQSYREDYEPVVSGFVSSSSTNKYEFLSGKDSRLYMEKPEAFNVTVKELYTDSNDGSTGNREIIEKTILPSEKFEEQKSEAESIHEERKESSVDSARKEGLTQKLEAEAYVEGSISGKGIAVDVEKEHNAWSDQHVSRDDGRFLSERDFIDPDSHSDSDSITSSHEIINRFVASTSESFLSDIDFEDAFELDILGDIEGEKAELAEEDLELEDINLQNLSAGYEPDGFEDEDSDILEELKNLEVSNMQNSGNLEPEKLSEEKDVEEQAELGCNDKEPEDGLDNSEDSNGLETLWEHQELIEQLKMELKKVRATGLPTILEEDESPKIMEDLKPWKIDEKFQHEDRMGELHKLYKSYRERMRKFDILNYQKMYALEDGLKDKMARRKVKVDDAITSDKLVEIMEESIRIFWQFIRADKDAHNVILKCRRGTQIEPLEPTELQLLTEVRASLQKKEKKLKDILRSGNCILRKFQKHQEDSSEQVLYFFSQVDMKLVSRVLNMSKITTDQLIWCGNKLDKINFVSRRIHVEPSFLLFPC; this is encoded by the exons ATGGGTACCCATAATAACTTTTTGCTCAATTCCCATTTTCTTTTCCTAAGCATGGGCTCTGTTTATGTGTTTCTCTATCAAAAATTGATTCTCTTTGCCGACTCTTTTTGGTTCTCTGTTTCTGCTCTGTTCCTTGCTCTGTTTGGTTTCTTCAATAGAACCATTTTCAG GGTGAAAGCGAATGACAGTAGTCAAACAAACAATTCGAATTGTTTAGAGCTCAATTCGAATTGTGTAGAGCAAGAGGCTGAAGCAAAGGGACCAGgacttgaatcgaattgtatggAGCAGGAATCTGAAGCTAAAGAACCTGAAGTTTATATTActgaatttataaataaaaaagaaaatgctGATTTAGAGGAAGAAGAGACACCGAAGTTCTTTTTCAAATTTCAGTTTCAGAGTTACAGAGAGGATTATGAGCCAGTTGTCTCCGGTTTTGTATCCTCTTCAAGCACCAATAAGTATGAGTTCTTGTCTGGGAAAGACTCTAGGCTCTACATGGAGAAGCCAGAGGCTTTCAATGTTACCGTAAAAGAATTATATACTGATTCTAATGATGGTTCTACTGGCAATAGAGAGATTATCGAGAAAACGATTTTACCTAGTGAGAAATTTGAGGAACAGAAATCAGAAGCAGAATCTATTCATGAGGAGAGAAAAGAGAGTTCTGTAGATAGTGCACGTAAAGAAGGGTTGACACAGAAGCTTGAGGCAGAAGCATACGTTGAAGGGTCTATTTCCGGGAAGGGAATAGCAGTTGATGTAGAGAAAGAGCACAATGCCTGGAGTGATCAACACGTTTCAAGAGATGATGGTCGGTTTCTATCAGAGAGGGACTTCATTGATCCGGATTCTCATTCTGATTCTGATTCGATTACTTCAAGCCACGAGATTATAAATCGTTTTGTAGCTTCAACCAGCGAAAGCTTCTTGTCAGATATAGATTTTGAAGATGCATTTGAACTTGATATTTTGGGAGACATTGAAGGGGAGAAGGCAGAATTAGCTGAAGAAGATTTGGAGTTGGAGGATATAAATTTGCAGAATTTAAGTGCTGGCTATGAACCTGATGGATTTGAGGACGAAGACAGTGATATATTGGAAGAGCTTAAAAATCTAGAGGTGTCCAATATGCAGAATTCAGGTAACCTAGAGCCAGAAAAGTTGTCTGAGGAAAAGGATGTTGAAGAACAAGCAGAACTCGGTTGCAATGACAAGGAACCTGAGGATGGTTTAGATAATTCAGAGGATTCAAATGGATTGGAAACTTTATGGGAACATCAAGAGTTGATAGAACAGCTCAAAATGGAGCTGAAAAAGGTCAGAGCTACAGGTCTGCCTACCATCTTAGAAGAAGACGAGTCACCGAAAATAATGGAAGATTTAAAGCCATGGAAGATTGATGAGAAGTTCCAGCATGAAGATAGAATGGGGGAGCTTCACAAACTCTACAAGAGTTACAGAGAACGGATGCGGAAATTCGATATCTTGAATTACCAGAAGATGTATGCATTGG AGGATGGTTTGAAGGATAAAATGGCAAGAAGAAAAGTGAAGGTTGATGATGCAATTACAAGTGATAAACTAGTAGAGATCATGGAAGAATCAATAAGAATTTTCTGGCAATTTATTCGAGCTGATAAAGATGCACACAATGTGATTCTAAAGTGTCGAAGGGGAACTCAAATCGAGCCCCTAGAACCCACTGAACTGCAGCTTTTGACAGAAGTCAGAGCAAGTCTGCAAAAG AAGGAGAAGAAGCTTAAGGACATTTTGAGGAGTGGAAACTGCATATTGAGGAAGTTCCAAAAACATCAAGAAGACAGTTCAGAGCAAGTTCTTTACTTCTTCTCACAAGTGGATATGAAGTTAGTGTCAAGGGTGCTCAACATGTCAAAAATAACGACAGATCAACTAATATGGTGTGGCAACAAATTGGACAAGATCAATTTTGTTAGCAGGAGGATACATGTAGAACCATCATTTTTGCTTTTTCCTTGCTGA
- the LOC110659520 gene encoding uncharacterized protein LOC110659520 isoform X2 yields the protein MGTHNNFLLNSHFLFLSMGSVYVFLYQKLILFADSFWFSVSALFLALFGFFNRTIFRVKANDSSQTNNSNCLELNSNCVEQEAEAKGPGLESNCMEQESEAKEPEVYITEFINKKENADLEEEETPKFFFKFQFQSYREDYEPVVSGFVSSSSTNKYEFLSGKDSRLYMEKPEAFNVTVKELYTDSNDGSTGNREIIEKTILPSEKFEEQKSEAESIHEERKESSVDSARKEGLTQKLEAEAYVEGSISGKGIAVDVEKEHNAWSDQHVSRDDGRFLSERDFIDPDSHSDSDSITSSHEIINRFVASTSESFLSDIDFEDAFELDILGDIEGEKAELAEEDLELEDINLQNLSAGYEPDGFEDEDSDILEELKNLEVSNMQNSGNLEPEKLSEEKDVEEQAELGCNDKEPEDGLDNSEDSNGLETLWEHQELIEQLKMELKKVRATGLPTILEEDESPKIMEDLKPWKIDEKFQHEDRMGELHKLYKSYRERMRKFDILNYQKMYALGFLQSKDPLKSISSHKASGPALTSLVSQKFLLGKRKKSSSDPMMSFIRELHSDLEMVYVGQMCLSWEILHWQYEKVLEICDSDPYGMRQYNEVAGEFQQFQVLMQRFIENERFEGPRVQNYVKNRCDLRNLLQVPVVREDGLKDKMARRKVKVDDAITSDKLVEIMEESIRIFWQFIRADKDAHNVILKCRRGTQIEPLEPTELQLLTEVRASLQKKEKKLKDILRSGNCILRKFQKHQEDSSEQVLYFFSQVDMKLVSRVLNMSKITTDQLIWCGNKLDKINFVSRRIHVEPSFLLFPC from the exons ATGGGTACCCATAATAACTTTTTGCTCAATTCCCATTTTCTTTTCCTAAGCATGGGCTCTGTTTATGTGTTTCTCTATCAAAAATTGATTCTCTTTGCCGACTCTTTTTGGTTCTCTGTTTCTGCTCTGTTCCTTGCTCTGTTTGGTTTCTTCAATAGAACCATTTTCAG GGTGAAAGCGAATGACAGTAGTCAAACAAACAATTCGAATTGTTTAGAGCTCAATTCGAATTGTGTAGAGCAAGAGGCTGAAGCAAAGGGACCAGgacttgaatcgaattgtatggAGCAGGAATCTGAAGCTAAAGAACCTGAAGTTTATATTActgaatttataaataaaaaagaaaatgctGATTTAGAGGAAGAAGAGACACCGAAGTTCTTTTTCAAATTTCAGTTTCAGAGTTACAGAGAGGATTATGAGCCAGTTGTCTCCGGTTTTGTATCCTCTTCAAGCACCAATAAGTATGAGTTCTTGTCTGGGAAAGACTCTAGGCTCTACATGGAGAAGCCAGAGGCTTTCAATGTTACCGTAAAAGAATTATATACTGATTCTAATGATGGTTCTACTGGCAATAGAGAGATTATCGAGAAAACGATTTTACCTAGTGAGAAATTTGAGGAACAGAAATCAGAAGCAGAATCTATTCATGAGGAGAGAAAAGAGAGTTCTGTAGATAGTGCACGTAAAGAAGGGTTGACACAGAAGCTTGAGGCAGAAGCATACGTTGAAGGGTCTATTTCCGGGAAGGGAATAGCAGTTGATGTAGAGAAAGAGCACAATGCCTGGAGTGATCAACACGTTTCAAGAGATGATGGTCGGTTTCTATCAGAGAGGGACTTCATTGATCCGGATTCTCATTCTGATTCTGATTCGATTACTTCAAGCCACGAGATTATAAATCGTTTTGTAGCTTCAACCAGCGAAAGCTTCTTGTCAGATATAGATTTTGAAGATGCATTTGAACTTGATATTTTGGGAGACATTGAAGGGGAGAAGGCAGAATTAGCTGAAGAAGATTTGGAGTTGGAGGATATAAATTTGCAGAATTTAAGTGCTGGCTATGAACCTGATGGATTTGAGGACGAAGACAGTGATATATTGGAAGAGCTTAAAAATCTAGAGGTGTCCAATATGCAGAATTCAGGTAACCTAGAGCCAGAAAAGTTGTCTGAGGAAAAGGATGTTGAAGAACAAGCAGAACTCGGTTGCAATGACAAGGAACCTGAGGATGGTTTAGATAATTCAGAGGATTCAAATGGATTGGAAACTTTATGGGAACATCAAGAGTTGATAGAACAGCTCAAAATGGAGCTGAAAAAGGTCAGAGCTACAGGTCTGCCTACCATCTTAGAAGAAGACGAGTCACCGAAAATAATGGAAGATTTAAAGCCATGGAAGATTGATGAGAAGTTCCAGCATGAAGATAGAATGGGGGAGCTTCACAAACTCTACAAGAGTTACAGAGAACGGATGCGGAAATTCGATATCTTGAATTACCAGAAGATGTATGCATTGG GCTTTCTTCAATCAAAGGACCCACTTAaatcaatttcaagccataaagcCTCAGGACCAGCATTGACATCTCTTGTTTCACAGAAATTCCTGCTAGGAAAGCGAAAAAAGTCCAGTTCTGATCCAATGATGAGTTTCATTAGAGAATTGCATAGTGATTTGGAAATGGTTTATGTTGGTCAAATGTGCCTCTCATGGGAAATCCTTCATTGGCAGTATGAAAAGGTACTGGAGATATGCGATTCTGACCCTTATGGGATGCGCCAATACAATGAAGTTGCAGGTGAATTTCAACAGTTTCAAGTGCTTATGCAGAGATTTATAGAGAATGAACGTTTTGAAGGTCCGAGGGTACAAAATTATGTCAAGAATCGCTGCGATTTGCGTAATCTGCTTCAGGTTCCAGTCGTAAGAG AGGATGGTTTGAAGGATAAAATGGCAAGAAGAAAAGTGAAGGTTGATGATGCAATTACAAGTGATAAACTAGTAGAGATCATGGAAGAATCAATAAGAATTTTCTGGCAATTTATTCGAGCTGATAAAGATGCACACAATGTGATTCTAAAGTGTCGAAGGGGAACTCAAATCGAGCCCCTAGAACCCACTGAACTGCAGCTTTTGACAGAAGTCAGAGCAAGTCTGCAAAAG AAGGAGAAGAAGCTTAAGGACATTTTGAGGAGTGGAAACTGCATATTGAGGAAGTTCCAAAAACATCAAGAAGACAGTTCAGAGCAAGTTCTTTACTTCTTCTCACAAGTGGATATGAAGTTAGTGTCAAGGGTGCTCAACATGTCAAAAATAACGACAGATCAACTAATATGGTGTGGCAACAAATTGGACAAGATCAATTTTGTTAGCAGGAGGATACATGTAGAACCATCATTTTTGCTTTTTCCTTGCTGA